One Argiope bruennichi chromosome 5, qqArgBrue1.1, whole genome shotgun sequence DNA segment encodes these proteins:
- the LOC129969630 gene encoding uncharacterized protein LOC129969630 translates to MNFVFLFAFGLFAVAQSQQTPSASELKTLYPCWKYGICEDDTARKELNDCIHILKPKELTAYSDYTAKNFYKFNNSQFSNIEKEYCSYDDNKKQYVFDKLMDADKGFEKKVCDDEDKKGTCSRMKAAINCVYNTEQKFRSEDKCYKV, encoded by the exons atgaattttgtatttttgtttgcttttggCTTGTTTGCAGTCGCTCAGAGCCAGCAGACGCCCAGTGCTAGCGAGCTGAAAACATTATATCCATGCTGGAAGTATGGAATTTGTGAag atgACACAGCAAGAAAAGAATTGAACGACTGTATTCATATACTGAAACCAAAG GAACTCACAGCCTACTCCGATTATACTgcgaaaaatttctataaattcaacAATTCACAATTTTCTAATATAGAAAAGGAATATTGCAGTTATGATGATAATAAAaag CAATATGTCTTTGATAAATTAATGGACGCCGACAAAGGTTTTGAGAAA AAAGTTTGTGATGATGAAGACAAGAAAGGCACTTGTTCCAGGATGAAAGCAGCGATA aactGTGTCTACAATACCGAGCAAAAATTTCGTTCAGAAGATAAATGCTACAAAGTTTGA